ataattaaagTGGTCATTTATTACagtacacacacacatatataattaattttgatatcCTGCACACCTACCGTACACACTtttgtgagcaccgatgaggtgtcactcatctattggatgtgatgaaatatagaaaaattacacATCGAATGGAtgagtgatatatatatatatataacattgcaATCAttgtgtttaaaatttatttatacagtttgtaataaaaattaaatatatcatagtaacacaaatcatatcacaaattaaattgattgatataatcaatgtaaaaaattttaatttagtttatattttcaataaagtttagtttcaatttgaataaaaaataataaaaaatatataatatataaattatattttaattaatataaaaatgaattaattcaaatttgaactaaatgaattgatataatcaatacaaacaataattgaaattatcatttattgtagtacatatatttcaatattaatgatatatcttttcttttttagaaataacattttgacggGAAATTAATATTTTGGCAAAATATTAGAGTACTTGGTAAAAGGACATCGTAAAATGCacaattgtattttaaaaaaaccacTAAAGAACCAGTTGTTTCCTCGTTCAATGATTTTACTTCTTAACCTATATTGCTCATTAAAGAAATTGAGGACTTGATCATGTAGAATACAAGAAGGTTGGCATTATCCATTTTCTCCAATTACCCTTCCTCCTCACCTTTTCTCCctgcaagagtaagaaaaaaaatcgcCTAGATGAGTTAGAAACCACCAATACTCTATCTAAAGTGCATGTCGTGGGATGAAATGTCTACAAAATACCCAAAGGATAACAAGTCTATAGATATATAGAACAAGTCGCATGAGAAAGCTGAAAAGGGGATATTAGCAGATTTTGCTCATAAGTTAATCGCATATTCACTTGTTTTTTCAGTAAAATTTTGGACTACACTACTAGTAAAAGATTTACTATAAGAAAAGTGGTATTGCGAGGATCAAATATGCGATACATTTCACCTGTATTTCCACCACATTCGAAGCTCGCAAAGCATCCAATATAAGTTGGACATTGTCTGTCAGCTCCCTAATCTGAAAAATTGAGAATGTATAATATTAGTATTCATAGTTAAGTCTCATCGTAATAGGTGGCAAATCATTTaaaaagtttgatatgatcagcCATAAAATATCCAGCTGCCTCTGTGACTATGATAAGAGGTTAAATGGCAGCACTAACAGTCGATTTGGTGTTTCAAATCATGGCAGGCAAGATTTTCAGCCAGAGATGCTTTTGATCCGATCAGGCATCTCCAAATTCCACTCCAAAGACAACTTACATGAATAACTAACCCGTCCAAGCTACTTCATTCTCAAAATAGTATCATTGTTACCTAATGAAACCAACTAAAAAGAGTGTACCATGATTCTAATGTGCATTCTTGGTCATACAAATTTACCATTTCCATATCAATATAAATCTTCTGATAAACTCAAGCGTATTACAGTTAGATATCAATTGTCATTTTATTTCATCCAAGAATAATCTAACAAAACCGaaacatttcaaaattcttaacctATATTGCTCACTAAATTCCAATTAAAGAATCAagcttttgatattttcaaCTTTCTGATCTAGAGCCTCAAAATTTCTCTTCTATGTACCAACAATCAAAAAAGAATCGCAAGTTTAAGTTTAGATAAAATGGATAAAGAAATAAGCATAAGCAGgaaatttttcattaatttgacCGACTTACTTTCTTAAAGCTTGCTATTAAGTTTATGGGAACCCATCCATCCACATCCATTTTCTGGCGCAAATATGTGTCCTTCACCAAATTATCATCACTGCAAGATACATGTGAAAATCCAAGCGTTGATACCATGCGCAAATAGACAGCAATGAGCGGATGAATCATTTAGTATGCATAACAAAAATAACataccaaaaataataatctatctgTTTCACAATTTTGGAAGGCAAGTGAGGATCAGGTATGGGAGACGACATTGGTGCATATGGAAACATAGGCATGTGCCCGGGTGAACCTGGGTGGGGTCCAAGAGCAAAATACGTAAAAGATGAAGCATCTGcaaattgaaacaaaatataattagcaCGCAAGATAATCTACAGAAGCAAGTATCTCAAAGCAGCAAACCTCACCATTGTAGAACACTGGGGGACCATAGGGCCGCGCACCCACAGGGGGAGGTGGAGGAATAAAAGGAGCACTTGAAACTGGACCACGTATGAAGGGCCGAGAGGCGACACTCTGCTGGGGTGCAAGGTTTACTCTGCTGCCAAAAGATTGATGGTTATAGCTCCAATCATCAATCCAACGTTCCTGGTATCGTTTGCTACCATGGCCATGATTAGAAGAACCATTCCCTTGAAGTTGCGGTCCACTGTTGTTCCTTCTAAAAGGACCACGCGGATGGTGTGGCTCATGCCCACTGTGAGATCCTCCTCTCTGTCCAACATCCCAACGTGTGTTGTCCCTAGGAGATACCCCGAAGAGATGCTGGACTTCACTGGCTTAAAAGGAGACGCTTCAACCACAGAACTGTGTGAATTTGGTGCTTGAGAAAAGCTGCCGTTGGCTGTTATGTTTCTGTGACTTGTCCTGTCACCACCTAGCTCCGGAGAACACTGGCGGATAGGAGATTCATGGTTCGAAGCTGAATTTGTTGCTACTTCCTGTGAAGACCAAGAGTCAACTGACGTCCCCTATTATTCACAAAAAGAAAATTTCGTAAGGAAAGCAGTCTAACTTGTACGAAACTTGATCATCGAGTTCATAATAGCACTAGAAGCATATATAATAAAACCCAAGCAACTAAGAACATCAGATAAATTGAACAGGTAGATTAAAAGGGCCAAAATATAGAGAACAACAATGACAGAAATAATAAACCTGTGACAGAATGATTGGTTCGTGAGAGAGTTCTTCAAGAGAATCAGTCGAACTCGAAGAAGCCTTCGTGGAAGCACGAGCTGATTTGGAGAAATCAGGCCAAGATGCTGTCCCCATCAAAGCACCAACCTGCGGAGCAACACCATTAGCAGGATTGTTCCAAACACACTTCTTGGTTACACCAACATTCTCACTTCCCTCAGCCTGACCATCCTCGGCCAAGAAACTAGCAGGTGGTGCGATTAATTGGTTTAGGAAAATTTCAGAAGGCAAAACGTGCTTCTGATCAGAGATACTCGAACATGAACAAGGCGACGCGAGCCGTGAATGGCGATCAATAACAGAATTTACAGATTGAACAGAGGCGGAGGAGTCAGAAGCAGTAGCCATtgcagaaaacaaaaaaataggTCAGGCAACTGAACATCAAACCCACCAACACAATCGAATCGATTAAAGAAAACCCAAAAATTCCCACTCGAAATCGAAATCGCCTATCTCCGCCCGTTTTCTTGTTCGGAAGCAAATAAAAGTGCAGTGTTCTAGTCTCCCCGCATATATATAGAGCAATGAAGCGGGGAATTAGT
This genomic stretch from Primulina tabacum isolate GXHZ01 unplaced genomic scaffold, ASM2559414v2 Contig777, whole genome shotgun sequence harbors:
- the LOC142534991 gene encoding la-related protein 1C-like translates to MATASDSSASVQSVNSVIDRHSRLASPCSCSSISDQKHVLPSEIFLNQLIAPPASFLAEDGQAEGSENVGVTKKCVWNNPANGVAPQVGALMGTASWPDFSKSARASTKASSSSTDSLEELSHEPIILSQGTSVDSWSSQEVATNSASNHESPIRQCSPELGGDRTSHRNITANGSFSQAPNSHSSVVEASPFKPVKSSISSGRNNSGPQLQGNGSSNHGHGSKRYQERWIDDWSYNHQSFGSRVNLAPQQSVASRPFIRGPVSSAPFIPPPPPVGARPYGPPVFYNDASSFTYFALGPHPGSPGHMPMFPYAPMSSPIPDPHLPSKIVKQIDYYFCDDNLVKDTYLRQKMDVDGWVPINLIASFKKIRELTDNVQLILDALRASNVVEIQGEKGGKVRRKGNWRKWIIPTIMFPTESSPHSLNISSLHINDEKKNT